CTAGTTCCGAAGATCAAGTCCTAGAGACCTTTGCCAAGGCGCTGCGAGTACAACTAACTGCCGTTGACTCTCTCCGACTCACTCTAGACGGAGAAGCCTTAGATGGTGCACCGAAACCCACTGAAAAACAGCCTCGCGATCCCCTAAAACCCGTTCGCCAGTGGCTGGATGGATTGGATATTCAAGACCCTGAAGTCGCCCGATTCTTGTGCAAAATGATTCCCTCCCAATGTCCGTTTGAGCGGGATATCACCTTATTTGGCAAAAAGGTCGTGCATATTCCTCCCATGTGTAAGCTCAACCCCCTCTATGAGCAGCTTGTCGGCCTTCGATTTAAGGCCCTGTCCTATCTTGCCGATGAATGTAAAGAGGATGTCTCCTCCTACATCTAACGGTTGGTAAAACTTGTAAACCTGTTGATCGACTGCATCTGAGAGCGCGTATAGTGAAAAACGCGTACCCCTTAGGAGATCTGAGATGAAGGTCAAAGCAGCGGTGGCCCAAGCAGCCGGACAGCCCCTCAGCATTGAGACCGTGGATTTAGAAGGCCCTCAAGCTGGGGAAGTCCTAGTAGAGATAAAGGCGACGGGGGTTTGCCATACCGATGCTTATACCTTGTCGGGTGCGGATCCAGAAGGATTGTTCCCTGCCATCCTGGGGCATGAAGGCGCAGGTGTGGTCGTTGAGGTGGGGCCTGAGGTTAAATCCCTTAAGCCTGGCGATCATGTGATTCCGCTCTATGTACCCGAGTGCCGAACCTGTGAATATTGCTTGAGTGGCAAAACCAACTTATGTCAGGCGATTCGCTCTACCCAGGGCAAAGGGGTGATGCCCAATGGCTCTAGCCGCTTTTCTTTGGGCAATGATTCGTTATTTCACTATATGGGTACCTCCACTTTTGCCAACTACACCGTGGTACCTGAAATTTCACTCGCCAAAATTCGCAAAGATGCTCCCTTTGATAAGGTCTGTTTGATTGGCTGTGGAGTCACTACAGGCATCGGAGCTGTGATCAATACAGCCAAAGTAGAGCCGGGGGCCAATGTGGTCGTCTTTGGCTTAGGGGGTATTGGTCTCAACGTAATTCAAGCGGCCCGCTTAGTGGGAGCCAATATGATTGTTGGGGTTGATCTCAATCCCGCCAAGCGGCCTCTAGCCGAGAAATTGGGCATGACTCACTTCGTAAACCCCAAAGAGGTAGAAGGAGATTTAGTCCCCTATTTGGTCGATCTAACCAAAGGCGGTGCTGATTATAGCTTTGAGTGTATTGGCAATGTCGAGGTGATGCGCCAAGCCCTAGAATGCTGCCACAAAGGCTGGGGGGAAAGCATCATTATTGGGGTTGCTGGTGCGGGCCAAGAAATTAGTACCCGCCCCTTCCAGTTAGTCACCGGACGAGTTTGGAAAGGTACAGCATTTGGTGGGGCTAAGGGACGCACGGATGTGCCTAAGATTGTCGATTGGTATATGGATGGCAAGATCGATATCGATTCTTTAGTCACCCACACCATGCCCCTAGAAAAAATCAACGATGCCTTTGACTTAATGCATAAAGGCGAATCTATTCGGAGCGTCATCAATTTCTAAGGTGCTGTTGAGCATTGGAATCTTCTGTTTATAAAGCATGACTTGATTAAAGCTGCTGATACATCGCTCTTAGCGGAGGTAATAGGGGATGAGGCTGCACTTAAGGATGTACCCTCAGTGAACAGTAAGGTGGCTGACGGTGCTGTTCACTTAGGATGACGGACATTCCATGCATAATCACATTAAATGTGAATGCAGCCTCAGCGTCGACAGCGGCAATCGATTAACAAAATTCTTTTCGCTCTTCAGTCACGATACCAGCTTCACGACAGTTGGTTTTCTCTATCAATCTTGAGAGGGCGTAAGCACAGAATCGGGGATGTATGGCTCAAAGAAAAACGGGTCAAGGACAATAGATCCTGTACCCGAATCAAAAACTTGTCATGAGCCTAACATCGCAATTGCCAACCGTACTAGAGCATCACGAATTTCTAGAACAGGTCGAAGCACTCAAAGAATCACCCAGCCTGAGTCAGATGGTTTATATCGTTCTGCAAATGGGTTTGTATTTGGCTCGATGGCTTCTGGAGGATGAACTCTCACGGCGAGCAAAACAGTATTTGAATGGCCTAGGTGTAGCACCTGCGGAACCCGCTTGCACTCGAAGGGATGGGAATCTCGTCAGATGCAGACACTGGTGGGAAATATTTACTGAAAGCGACGGGTGGGTCGTTGTCCAAAAGGGTGTCCAGGTAGTCTATCAGCTCCTCTGGACCAATCCATTGGGATTACCTCTTACCAGCACAGCAGTAAAGAACTGGTGCGTCTAGGCTGCTTGTTAAGTCTATTTATGCCCTATGAACTGGCCAGTTGGATGCTGAGTCAGTGGAGTGGTTTATCCGTCAGTTCATCAAGCTTGTGGAATTGGGTGCAAGTCATGGGCAACAAAGCTTATCAGGAGCTAGAGGCTCAACTCAAAGCTCAAGCATCAGGTGAACAGGCTCCTAGTGAAGCGATTTCAGAGGTGTTGTCTGCTCTGCCTTTGGCCATTGCTGCTGACGGTGTGATGGTGCCCTTTCGCCCCACTCCGAAAACCCCCAAGGGAAAAATCCAGTGGCGAGAAGTTAAAGTCGCTATCTTAGCCCGCCTGGGAACACGGCTCACCCGAGCTAAAAGAGTGTCCCCCAACTACTGCGTCGAAGACTGGTAGCAGTATTGGGCGATATCGACCAGTTCATCCCCTTACTGCAACTCGAAGCCCGCAAACAAGACTTTGAATCGGCCCCAAGCGTCATCTGGTTGAGTGATGGGGGGCGAGGCTTCTGGCGAGTCTACCGCACCTTGTTCTCTCACTGTGCTGTGGCAGTTCTCGATTTTTTCATGCAGCAGGCCATCTTGCACGAGCAACAAAAGTGATGTTTGGGGATGTTCGCTCTGCTCAAGCCCAAGCCTGGTTTCGGCGCTGGCGACACCAATTGCGACATGGGCAACACCTATTAGTATTGCGGTCCTTGACGATGTTGATTCACTCACAATTGTTTACGGGCAAATCTTTTACGACGTTGCTCCAGGTACAGGCTTATTTCCAGCGCCATCTGCGACACATCCAATATCGCCACTTTGAACAACTACAGATACCGCTGGGGTCAGGAATGGTCGAAAGTGCTTGTAAGTGGCTGATTCAACAGCGCTTTAAGGGGGTTGGTATGCGCTGGAGTGAGGATGGTTTCAATCATCTACTCATGCTGCGGCTTGCCTGGGTCAATCAACGGTTTGACTCCCTATTCCCAGGGGTAACCATTCCGAAGTCTAAGGCATCCCCGATCCATTAGCTACGCCCATCTTGAGATAGAGATAGGAAACTTTTGACAACTTTTACTTCAGATTAGAAGTCTTATGTATAGCCAACCAAGCCCTTGTTTCTCAGGAATTTCTCAAGTATAGGCTTACGAAATCTGGGGTAAAAATGGTTGAAGTAGAGTGAAAGACTTGGGTTACGAGGGAAGTGGAGAGATAGAAATTTTGATCTTATTAAATTGAAAAAAAGTTCCAAGAGTTCGTATATCCGGAATCATTATCTCTTCAAAAATAACTCTTGAGCATGCTACAGGAAAACAATCAGAACAGTTGTCAGATGAAAGCATATTTCTCTAAATTTATATCAGAAGATAATAAGAATATTTTATTGTCAGATGTTTTATATATTTGCAAATTAAATAATTTGCATAAAATTTACTTCAAGACAAGATAAATATATGTTTTTTGATTAGATAAACTCCTGAAAGCTTGAGTAAATCCTGTCAAAGCCTGACATTCTTTGACAGCAATAGTTTATGTGCAAGTGAAAGAATCGTGCTGAATTAAACAGCCATTGCCTCATATCCAATATGTCAATTATCAGGATGGAAGGGTGAGCCAGCATTCAAAGCTGGTCAACCAAGTATAAAACGAGTCTGTCGAAATAAGCTTATCTCGGCCAAATGGATAGCCTAAAACAAGATAGAAGGTAGGAAGGAGCTTTATTCTTTCATAGGCGGTAACTTCCGTGTAAAAGCCTTTCCTTTACTATCTCAACTCAACCTCAGATTAACTCCATTATTTCATTCCATCTCAATTCATATTTTGAACCTATAGCGATAATTTACAAGCCATGCTCAATGCATCCGCTCAACTTAAAGTCATAAAAGAGGGGAATGATATCAATCTTGTATTTAGACTTACAGAGGCCCCATTCAGTATTGGTAAAGATGCTAAGAATTCACTGGTTCTTTGGGGAGATACTATCCTCCCGTACCATGCCAGAATCATTTGGCACGTCGACCATTATGAAATTTACAAATCATCTTCGAGTGTAAAACTATTAATTAACGGTCATTCTTCACTTTCAAATCCTCAAAAATTACAGATTGGAGATGAAATTCAGATTGGCAATAACAGAATACTATTTGATGATGTACCGTCCACTTCTCTGATTGAACCAGAAGCAATTTTACCCGGTACGGTTGTTAACCAGACGACCTGCGATCGCATTCTCCAAGTCACCACACCCCAAGGAACCAAAAACTTTCCCCTCAGAAAAGAAACCATCACCGTTGGTCGCCATTCGAACTGCGATATTTTTATTGACTGTCCAGTCATCGCTCCACTCCATGCCCATTTAAAGTGGGGCAAGGATGAGACCTATACTATTACGACGCTAGACCAGACGAACAAGCTCTTTTTTGCCGGGCAATCCATACAAGAAAAAGTCTTAAAAAATGGTGATTGCTTTTCGATCAGTAATCAGGTCATCCTTTCCTTTCACCAAGTACTGCCCGAAACGGAAGCTATCGAGAAATTTGAAACTCTAGAACTGCGAGATCTCAAACAGTTGACCTTTGGACGAGATCCAGAGAATACTCACGTGCTTGATCACCCTGTTGTGTCACGGTTTCACACTCAAATTATTTCCCAAGACGGCTCCTGGTTTGTGGAAGACCTGCATTCTTCCAATGGCACATTTGTGGATGGCCAACAAATTCGGAGTCAACAACCGCTACACCCCGGTAGCACGATCCGCATTGGCCCCTATCAATTTGTCTTTAACTTTGATGAAATCCTGGTTCAGCAGAATGAGTCCGGCAACCTTAGACTGGATGCCGTTCATCTAACGAAAGTAGCGGGTAAGCACAAAAATAACGTTCTTTTGAACGATATATCCCTATCCATCCTGCCCCAAGAGTTTGTTGCCATTGTGGGGGTGAGTGGTGCGGGTAAATCGACCCTAATGGACGCCTTAAATGGTCTGCGACCGGCCACCAGTGGCTCAGTGCTCGTCAATGAACAAGACCTCTATAAAAACTTCAATCTTTACCGCACAGAATTGGGCTACGTTCCCCAAGATGACATTATTCACCGGGAATTAACGGTCAATCAAGCCTTAGATTATGCGGCCCGTTTGCGTCTGCCGGCTGATGTGAATCGAGCCGAACGCAAGCAACAAATTCAGTCGGTCATTACAGACTTAGAACTGATCGGGAAAGAAAAGTTACGGGTGCGGTCCTTAAGCGGTGGCCAGCGCAAAAGAGTGTCAATGGGCGTGGAGTTGCTCACAAAGCCCAGCTTATTCTTTCTGGATGAAGCAACATCAGGACTGGATCCGGGTACGGAAACATCCATGATGAAACTGCTCCGACGTCTAGCCGATCAAGGCCGCACCATTCTATTAATTACCCATGCCACCAAAAACGTCATGTTCTGCGACTTAGTGGTTTTTCTGGCGAAAGGGGGGCGTATTGCCTATCTGGGACCACCTGCAGATGCACTATCCTACTTTGGGGTTCAAGACTTTGATGAAATCTATGCCAAGGTCGAAAACGAACAAACACCCGAAGCATGGGAACATCACTTCCGCCAGTCAAAGCACTACCAAAAATACATCAGAAAACGACAGGCTGGACTCCCTGCCATGGCCAAAACACCCAAAACATTGAAGGCCAAACCATCAAAACCTAAGTCCAACCATATTTCAGCTTGGCGACAGTTTTCGATTTTGTTACAGCGAAATCTGACGATTCTACGGCAAGATCGGGCCAGTTTAATCTTGATGCTGGCCTTATCTCCCCTTTTAGGGCTGCTTGACTTTGTGATGTGGAAACGCACCATGTTTGACACCACAGAGGGAGAGCCTGGCCAAGTCTTTACGCTCCTGTTTGTCACGGTGTTGACGGCTGTCATGGTGGGTAGCTTAGCCATGATGCGGGAAATCGTCAAAGAACGAGAAATATACCGACGCGAGCGGATGATTGGGTTGCAAATTTTGCCCTATGTTTTCTCAAAAGTGTGGCTCAGTATTTTAATTGCCCTCTATCAAGCGGCCATTTTCCTGCTGACCAAAATGATCGCTGTCAGTATCCCCGTTGATGGGAACAGCTTTGTGCAGATGTTTTTCACGCTGTTCTTGGCCACGTTGGGGGGCATGATCATGGGTTTATTTGTATCAGCACTGGCTCCAAATCAAAGCGTCGCGCCCTTACTGACGATTTTATTTCTACTCCCTCAAATCACCTTCTCTGGGGCAATTATGCCCCTAGAAGCGCTAGGAGCACCGGGTCAGGTTTTAAGTCAAATTACACTAACGCGCTGGTCTTACGAAAGCTTGATTTCTTTATCAGGTGTTGGTCAAGATATCGCTGATGATCCCTGTTGGCAACTGTCTGAAGCGGAACGCCAAGACTTAAGTGACTCGAACAAAGAGCAGTGTAAATGTCTTGGTCCAGCCATGTTTGAAAGTTGTACCTTTCCAGCATTACGGCGAGAATATGATCCGGCGGTTGACCAACCGCAACCCGCCAAGCCCGTTGATCCAGGCTCTCCCCCCAAGTTGACGGCAGAAAACCAACTGACCTATGACGATTTAATTCAGGATTACAACAAGAAAGTTGATACGTACCGCCAGGACTTAGATGATTGGCAAGATCAGTTTAGCGACTGGCGGAAGAAACGCGGCACCGCTATTTCTTCTGCAGAGCTACTAGTGGGCCGCTTCCATGAAGAAGTGGGATCCGCCTTTGCCATTGATGTTGGCAAACATTGGCTCAAGCTAGGCGGAATTATGGTGGGGATGCTGAGCTTTATCCTCGTGATCCTGAAACAGCAAGATGTCATCTAATCGCTGAAGGAATAGTCATCCTAGCTGCCATTTGGGTGGTGGTATCAAGCGATCACTATTCACCCGTAATGGATAACTCATCCACCCAGATTCTGGGACAGATGCCACCGGGGGTAAGCTCTGCCTCAGATTCAACATAGATAATTGATTTGAGCAGATCTCGAAAATCACCGGCAACGGTGGCAGATTCGATACTGATTTTCTCCCCTTTATTGACGAGCCAACCATCAAAAGGCAAAGAGAAAGACCCCTGCAGCGCTTTCACCCCAGCATGAAGGGCTTGAACATCATCAATAAAGATGACATTTTCGGCGGTCTCTAAGCTGTAGGTTTGCTCAGGCGTGCTAGCAGCAAATACATGATAGAAATGAGGGCCTACGGTAACCTTGGCCCCGAGATTGGCATGACCCGTGGGTTGAGCATCAAGACGCTTAGCCGTTCCTGAACTATGAAGGAAATGAGTGAGGACTCCTTTATCAATAATTGGAATGCGTCGTGTAGGGGTTCCTTCATCATCGAAAGTGGTTTTGCCCACATTGTCAGCATGAAGGGCATCATCGGCAACGGAAAGTAGGGGGGATGCAATTTCCGTTCCTAGAGACTCAACCGTAGATAGGCTGCGATTATCAAGTACGCTTCGGGCATTGAATAGGTTAGAGAAGGCACCTAACAAACTCAGAAACGCTTCGGCAGATAGGACCACGCGATATTTGCCAGAGGTAACCGGCTGGTAGTTAAGGTGGCTGATAGTTTTCTCTGCCGTCTCTTGCAAGCACCCCTCAATGTCGAGCTGATCTAGACCTTGGCTAACTCGATATGCGCCAGCACTACGGGGACGTTTACCTTCCTGCTCTGTCACGCTGTAGAGATACACCGAACTCGATGACCGAGCTTCTTGGCGCATGGCCCCTTCGCTGTTGAGGTAGAACCGCTGGGCATCCCGTTGGGCGAGGCCATTATAAGGAACGCCTGAAATGGCATCATGGGCGTCCATTAACTTCGCTTCGGTCTGCACCAAGTTATCAATCAGGGTGGCAATCTCCGCCTGGGGCACCAGTTCAGATTGAGTGGTTTCTAATGTAGCAGTGGCTTCTGGACTAAAGTCCGGCACATGCTCTTTGGCCCCAAAAGCACTGGCTTCCTGAGCCGTTTTAAGGGCGAGTTCTAAGCCCAACTCATCGACTTCGCTGGTGGTGGTGACGCCGACGGTATTGGCTTCATTCCAGACACGGACCATCACGCTAGAGCGCTTGGAGGCTTTCACCTGTTTGGGTTCACCTTGATCGACTTGGACGCTGGCTTCATCGACGGTAGACCCACAGACATCAAACTTTTGAATGCCTAAGGCTTGGGCTTTTTCTTTTGCGATCGCAGCGATGGTAGCAACATCAGACACGCTAACGGGTTCTCCTATTTTTTAGGTGTATTCTCTGGAATTTATAGGTGTAATATCTTGAGGCGGTGCCGATTTAACGACCACCCACGGTAATCTCGTCCACCTTGATATGGGGTTGTCCCACTGTGACGTAGATACTGCCACTAATGGATCCACAGAAGCCTGCCGCTAGGCCCAAATCTTGGGACGACATGGAAATTCGCTTCATAATCTCCTTGGCTTCCCCAATTAACGTTGCACCCTTGAGGGGTTTGGTGATTTTGCCATTCTCAATCAGATAGGCTTCATCCACACCAAAGTTAAATTCGCCTGTCGGGCCAACACTGCCGCCCCCCATCTTCTTGCAATAGATGCCCTTTTCTACCGAGTTAAATAAATCATCATTGGTGAAATTACCGGGGGCAATATAGGTATTGCGCATCCGACTCGCGGCAGCATGGGTATAGCTTTGGCGACGACCACTCCCTGTTCGAGGGTGCCCGGTGCGGATACAGCCGGCTCGGTCAGATAGGAAATTCTTAAGGATGCCGTTTTCAATCAAGAGGGTGCGCTGCACGGGCATGCCTTCGTCGTCCATATCAATGGAGCCAAAGGCATTGGGAGATAATCCTTCATCCCAAGCCGTTAGATTCTCATGGGCAATTTTTTGACCTTTCATGTCTGAGAACGGACTGGTCTGGCGCTCAATCTGAGTCGTTTCTAATAGATGACCACAGGCTTCATGGAAAATCACGCCGCCAAACTCATTGGCCATAATGATCGGATAATTACCAGATTCCACATAGTCCGCATGAAGCATTTGTCCGGCGGATTCTGAGACTTCTGCAGAATCGTCGGCATACTGCCAGGAGCGCAGGAAATTAGGATTATTCGTAGCACCGACTCG
The genomic region above belongs to Acaryochloris sp. CCMEE 5410 and contains:
- a CDS encoding Mo-dependent nitrogenase C-terminal domain-containing protein — its product is MTTSSQSTFTADQTSTWLRGLMTIAWSDGKFDPQEQSLIEEVVANELTPDLDNDSFKPISPEELADGLGDNPKVAENFLRTAVMVALADGVYSSSEDQVLETFAKALRVQLTAVDSLRLTLDGEALDGAPKPTEKQPRDPLKPVRQWLDGLDIQDPEVARFLCKMIPSQCPFERDITLFGKKVVHIPPMCKLNPLYEQLVGLRFKALSYLADECKEDVSSYI
- a CDS encoding S-(hydroxymethyl)glutathione dehydrogenase/class III alcohol dehydrogenase: MKVKAAVAQAAGQPLSIETVDLEGPQAGEVLVEIKATGVCHTDAYTLSGADPEGLFPAILGHEGAGVVVEVGPEVKSLKPGDHVIPLYVPECRTCEYCLSGKTNLCQAIRSTQGKGVMPNGSSRFSLGNDSLFHYMGTSTFANYTVVPEISLAKIRKDAPFDKVCLIGCGVTTGIGAVINTAKVEPGANVVVFGLGGIGLNVIQAARLVGANMIVGVDLNPAKRPLAEKLGMTHFVNPKEVEGDLVPYLVDLTKGGADYSFECIGNVEVMRQALECCHKGWGESIIIGVAGAGQEISTRPFQLVTGRVWKGTAFGGAKGRTDVPKIVDWYMDGKIDIDSLVTHTMPLEKINDAFDLMHKGESIRSVINF
- a CDS encoding FHA domain-containing protein gives rise to the protein MLNASAQLKVIKEGNDINLVFRLTEAPFSIGKDAKNSLVLWGDTILPYHARIIWHVDHYEIYKSSSSVKLLINGHSSLSNPQKLQIGDEIQIGNNRILFDDVPSTSLIEPEAILPGTVVNQTTCDRILQVTTPQGTKNFPLRKETITVGRHSNCDIFIDCPVIAPLHAHLKWGKDETYTITTLDQTNKLFFAGQSIQEKVLKNGDCFSISNQVILSFHQVLPETEAIEKFETLELRDLKQLTFGRDPENTHVLDHPVVSRFHTQIISQDGSWFVEDLHSSNGTFVDGQQIRSQQPLHPGSTIRIGPYQFVFNFDEILVQQNESGNLRLDAVHLTKVAGKHKNNVLLNDISLSILPQEFVAIVGVSGAGKSTLMDALNGLRPATSGSVLVNEQDLYKNFNLYRTELGYVPQDDIIHRELTVNQALDYAARLRLPADVNRAERKQQIQSVITDLELIGKEKLRVRSLSGGQRKRVSMGVELLTKPSLFFLDEATSGLDPGTETSMMKLLRRLADQGRTILLITHATKNVMFCDLVVFLAKGGRIAYLGPPADALSYFGVQDFDEIYAKVENEQTPEAWEHHFRQSKHYQKYIRKRQAGLPAMAKTPKTLKAKPSKPKSNHISAWRQFSILLQRNLTILRQDRASLILMLALSPLLGLLDFVMWKRTMFDTTEGEPGQVFTLLFVTVLTAVMVGSLAMMREIVKEREIYRRERMIGLQILPYVFSKVWLSILIALYQAAIFLLTKMIAVSIPVDGNSFVQMFFTLFLATLGGMIMGLFVSALAPNQSVAPLLTILFLLPQITFSGAIMPLEALGAPGQVLSQITLTRWSYESLISLSGVGQDIADDPCWQLSEAERQDLSDSNKEQCKCLGPAMFESCTFPALRREYDPAVDQPQPAKPVDPGSPPKLTAENQLTYDDLIQDYNKKVDTYRQDLDDWQDQFSDWRKKRGTAISSAELLVGRFHEEVGSAFAIDVGKHWLKLGGIMVGMLSFILVILKQQDVI
- a CDS encoding TldD/PmbA family protein; this translates as MSDVATIAAIAKEKAQALGIQKFDVCGSTVDEASVQVDQGEPKQVKASKRSSVMVRVWNEANTVGVTTTSEVDELGLELALKTAQEASAFGAKEHVPDFSPEATATLETTQSELVPQAEIATLIDNLVQTEAKLMDAHDAISGVPYNGLAQRDAQRFYLNSEGAMRQEARSSSSVYLYSVTEQEGKRPRSAGAYRVSQGLDQLDIEGCLQETAEKTISHLNYQPVTSGKYRVVLSAEAFLSLLGAFSNLFNARSVLDNRSLSTVESLGTEIASPLLSVADDALHADNVGKTTFDDEGTPTRRIPIIDKGVLTHFLHSSGTAKRLDAQPTGHANLGAKVTVGPHFYHVFAASTPEQTYSLETAENVIFIDDVQALHAGVKALQGSFSLPFDGWLVNKGEKISIESATVAGDFRDLLKSIIYVESEAELTPGGICPRIWVDELSITGE
- a CDS encoding TldD/PmbA family protein, coding for MSPIALLSQELPTLEYSATRDRFDDTWRSPLSTLLGLGRAAGADFVEFFLERVNYISCLAEEDAITSISPRLVAGAGVRVFLGKGDCYVSTNDMSFKGLKAALEKALSILGLNLPGPQAFIPEINLELLRDYASVNGKESWLASCSSMQEMGDILLTANAQLDKDAAHVQSRRATYFRDWQEVLVAASDGVFARDIRLTQSVGYSLLCAEGSDRASINKRVGATNNPNFLRSWQYADDSAEVSESAGQMLHADYVESGNYPIIMANEFGGVIFHEACGHLLETTQIERQTSPFSDMKGQKIAHENLTAWDEGLSPNAFGSIDMDDEGMPVQRTLLIENGILKNFLSDRAGCIRTGHPRTGSGRRQSYTHAAASRMRNTYIAPGNFTNDDLFNSVEKGIYCKKMGGGSVGPTGEFNFGVDEAYLIENGKITKPLKGATLIGEAKEIMKRISMSSQDLGLAAGFCGSISGSIYVTVGQPHIKVDEITVGGR